From a single Thalassophryne amazonica chromosome 7, fThaAma1.1, whole genome shotgun sequence genomic region:
- the LOC117513210 gene encoding ribonuclease P protein subunit p25-like protein, with protein sequence MENYRKARTVEQPCICPFTDLPTDTPKVHVKDGSKLRNLLRFALSHMGAKKPIVAEEERGLPTADESGMAAERQEVPGPAISQQIVFTASGKGVSKAITCAEIMKRRLKKLHQLTRLLYCTVVEEWEPLEPAAGLSGLDSLTVSRNLPAIWILLSCEPLDCSQPGYQAPGCYDALWAQNARREEAGGFSGQKQGQRRKKGGGVRGKGAPGHQKGRL encoded by the coding sequence ATGGAGAACTACAGGAAGGCGCGTACGGTGGAGCAACCGTGCATCTGTCCCTTCACCGACCTGCCCACAGATACTCCCAAAGTCCACGTCAAAGACGGCAGCAAGCTCCGCAACCTGCTCCGCTTCGCTCTCAGTCACATGGGTGCCAAAAAGCCCATAGTGGCCGAGGAAGAGAGAGGACTTCCCACAGCTGATGAAAGTGGCATGGCTGCAGAGAGACAGGAAGTGCCAGGTCCAGCGATCAGCCAGCAGATCGTTTTTACAGCCAGCGGGAAGGGCGTGTCCAAAGCCATCACGTGTGCGGAGATCATGAAGCGGCGGCTGAAGAAGCTCCACCAGCTGACCAGGCTGCTGTACTGCACCGTGGTGGAGGAGTGGGAGCCGCTGGAGCCTGCCGCCGGCCTCTCCGGCCTCGACAGCCTCACCGTCAGCAGAAACCTGCCCGCCATCTGGATCCTGCTTTCCTGTGAACCGCTAGACTGCAGCCAGCCCGGGTACCAGGCGCCGGGCTGCTACGACGCCCTGTGGGCCCAGAACGCCCGCCGGGAGGAGGCCGGGGGCTTCAGTGGACAGAAACAAGGACAGAGGAGAAAGAAAGGAGGCGGAGTCAGAGGCAAGGGAGCGCCTGGCCATCAGAAGGGGCGACTGTGA